From Desulforhopalus sp., one genomic window encodes:
- a CDS encoding type-F conjugative transfer system pilin assembly protein TrbC: MQRQISIIMLAGLVVGLSALSALAVQGDACPCSDKTVPALPPDLLENPRAQAVIDDKATRNAMDTARELAKTMTIPENIHKEAGIKAAQKTNADFRKPEFQQKIADEFNRQVNLFIPESGKNKQKEQEAKGILLETEKVYLFLSSSIPEASFQGYMASLDGLPEVVPVMKGMVGGLGKENKKERVKWWSKVLKKDTTCEKTPEEPCDLIKPAISIKPALFNQYSITEVPALVYERGDEIFQIHGDVGIVTLLEKVNQEAKSPSLTAFIAKVRGNR, translated from the coding sequence ATGCAAAGACAAATAAGTATCATCATGCTGGCCGGATTGGTTGTCGGCTTATCGGCTTTATCTGCTTTAGCGGTGCAAGGCGATGCATGCCCTTGTTCTGACAAGACTGTCCCTGCTTTGCCTCCTGATCTCTTGGAAAATCCCAGGGCACAGGCTGTAATTGACGACAAAGCAACCAGGAATGCTATGGATACGGCAAGAGAGCTGGCTAAGACCATGACTATTCCTGAAAATATCCATAAAGAGGCAGGAATAAAAGCAGCCCAAAAGACCAATGCTGATTTCAGGAAGCCCGAATTTCAGCAGAAAATAGCAGATGAGTTCAACAGGCAGGTAAATTTGTTTATACCTGAAAGCGGGAAAAACAAACAAAAGGAACAGGAAGCAAAAGGCATCCTTCTTGAGACTGAAAAAGTTTATCTCTTCCTGTCCAGCTCCATCCCAGAGGCATCGTTTCAGGGGTACATGGCCTCTCTCGATGGACTGCCTGAGGTCGTGCCGGTCATGAAGGGAATGGTAGGCGGTCTGGGTAAAGAGAACAAAAAAGAGAGAGTAAAATGGTGGAGCAAGGTTCTGAAAAAAGATACCACCTGCGAAAAGACCCCGGAAGAGCCATGTGACCTGATTAAACCGGCTATTTCGATCAAACCCGCACTCTTTAATCAGTACAGCATCACCGAAGTTCCAGCCCTGGTCTATGAACGAGGCGATGAGATTTTTCAAATTCATGGCGATGTGGGCATTGTTACCCTCTTGGAAAAAGTTAATCAGGAAGCCAAAAGCCCAAGTTTAACTGCTTTTATAGCCAAGGTCAGGGGAAACCGCTAA
- the trfA gene encoding plasmid replication initiator TrfA: MTKSKSLQMLPDNLEDQQLPTLPVHANVEHVAPNSCLQSALFGLIEKGTRKYVKQQKVASLNGIEIWYTGEQLDQSDLDVFLHAIHLTTDKKNIQPGNAVRFSMNGFLAATGKSVGGSGEKWLMGVIDRLAANMVYIEVPDAYTGKRKMYGGSLIHDFYYDYKTETYSLRLNGSLGALFERGWTSVQWEQRVSLTNNLSKWLHGFYNSMQTIFPMQVSKLLELSGSSCGRLSNFRAALRRSLDNLVEVGALKSWTIDNEDKIHIVRFQTKKVIEKPV; this comes from the coding sequence ATGACCAAAAGTAAATCTCTGCAAATGCTACCTGATAATCTCGAAGACCAGCAACTCCCGACTTTGCCCGTTCATGCCAATGTTGAGCATGTGGCACCAAACAGTTGTCTGCAATCGGCCCTGTTTGGTTTGATAGAAAAAGGAACGCGAAAATATGTAAAACAACAGAAAGTTGCGTCGCTCAATGGAATAGAAATCTGGTACACCGGCGAGCAACTCGACCAGAGTGATCTTGATGTTTTTCTTCACGCTATTCATTTAACGACAGACAAAAAAAATATCCAGCCGGGAAATGCCGTGCGCTTTTCGATGAATGGCTTTTTGGCGGCTACCGGTAAGAGTGTCGGTGGTTCCGGTGAAAAATGGTTGATGGGTGTCATTGATCGTTTGGCTGCAAATATGGTGTATATCGAAGTCCCTGATGCATATACAGGAAAGCGGAAAATGTACGGCGGCTCGTTAATACACGATTTCTACTACGATTACAAAACAGAAACATATTCACTTCGCTTAAACGGTAGTTTAGGTGCACTGTTTGAGCGAGGATGGACATCTGTGCAATGGGAACAGCGGGTATCGCTGACCAATAATTTATCAAAATGGTTGCATGGTTTTTACAATAGCATGCAAACCATTTTCCCTATGCAGGTGTCCAAATTATTAGAATTGAGTGGTTCAAGTTGCGGTAGGTTAAGCAATTTTCGAGCAGCTTTGCGACGATCACTTGATAATCTTGTAGAAGTTGGAGCTCTAAAATCCTGGACAATAGATAACGAAGACAAGATTCATATCGTTCGTTTTCAGACCAAAAAAGTCATAGAAAAACCAGTTTAA
- a CDS encoding S26 family signal peptidase codes for MSSRLAGFFFGLTRWEKTVAMVFLAAMLLGSFLPGRLIVALSDSLDHRLFFMTGFNQEKIKNGDYLVFQEDKEEVGKHAKPMLNNRLDKLIKKVGCAPGETLTRDVQGQFFCEGVFVGKALEADSLKRPLPQFQYSGIIPEKNFFMIGTNPRSYDSKYFGFVDAGKILHKALPLW; via the coding sequence ATGAGTAGCCGGTTGGCTGGTTTTTTCTTCGGGTTGACTCGCTGGGAAAAAACGGTGGCAATGGTTTTTCTCGCTGCCATGTTGCTGGGGTCATTCCTGCCTGGACGGCTCATTGTCGCACTCAGCGATTCGCTCGACCATCGGCTTTTTTTCATGACCGGGTTCAATCAGGAAAAAATCAAAAATGGCGATTATCTCGTTTTTCAAGAAGACAAAGAAGAAGTGGGAAAACATGCCAAGCCAATGTTGAACAACAGACTCGATAAGCTGATAAAAAAAGTTGGTTGCGCTCCAGGTGAAACGCTTACCCGTGACGTCCAAGGCCAATTTTTCTGTGAGGGTGTTTTTGTCGGCAAGGCGTTGGAAGCTGATAGCCTCAAGCGTCCTTTGCCTCAATTTCAATATTCAGGGATTATACCAGAAAAAAACTTCTTCATGATCGGCACGAACCCCCGCAGTTACGACAGCAAATATTTTGGCTTTGTTGATGCAGGCAAAATTCTTCATAAGGCTTTACCGCTTTGGTAA
- a CDS encoding conjugal transfer protein TraF, whose product MAEEVLSPEPVFYKTAKEGWFWYHDPPPGVAEESDNHSSTITREAGPKAFEKKNPSMDKYTIKEIWNLHPDEFQGLLNGVQKKAVQTPNEKNILEYLIMQDVARRKALAYANASKFVTQKYSDKFNINQVYPTTTPGISARVQEQQKEISGTILAARENHALLFFVGQGCGFCDKQAAILTYFIEKYGWQIKPIDIGRHSTLAARFNITTTPTLVLIKNGTEQSMPIAVGVVALSEMERKLYQAIRYMGGETNIDTFQTYDYQKGGALDPGAILETEEQPWRER is encoded by the coding sequence TTGGCCGAAGAGGTTCTTTCGCCGGAACCAGTTTTCTATAAAACCGCCAAAGAAGGTTGGTTCTGGTATCACGACCCGCCCCCAGGAGTAGCGGAGGAATCTGATAACCATAGCTCAACCATAACACGTGAGGCCGGACCAAAGGCATTTGAGAAGAAAAATCCGTCGATGGACAAGTACACCATCAAAGAAATTTGGAATTTACATCCAGACGAATTTCAAGGGCTGTTGAATGGAGTGCAGAAAAAAGCGGTACAAACCCCGAATGAGAAGAATATTCTGGAATATCTTATCATGCAGGATGTGGCTCGCCGGAAGGCTCTGGCTTATGCCAATGCCTCAAAATTCGTCACTCAAAAATACAGTGATAAATTCAATATCAATCAGGTTTATCCGACTACGACACCCGGTATATCGGCCAGGGTACAGGAGCAACAAAAGGAAATATCGGGCACCATTCTGGCTGCTCGTGAAAATCATGCCTTGCTGTTTTTTGTAGGCCAGGGCTGCGGATTCTGTGATAAGCAGGCGGCAATTCTTACTTATTTTATAGAAAAATACGGCTGGCAGATAAAACCCATTGATATCGGCCGGCACAGCACTTTGGCGGCACGGTTTAACATCACTACCACTCCAACCTTGGTTCTCATCAAAAACGGAACAGAACAATCCATGCCGATAGCAGTCGGGGTAGTGGCCCTATCGGAAATGGAGCGGAAACTGTATCAGGCCATCCGTTATATGGGCGGGGAAACAAACATAGATACCTTCCAGACGTATGATTATCAAAAAGGCGGCGCACTTGACCCGGGTGCAATTTTAGAGACGGAAGAACAGCCCTGGAGGGAAAGATGA
- a CDS encoding conjugal transfer protein TraH — MMKKMILALFVSLLCPISVQVAVAGWVDDWLQQSNTTQSGYFEGQQRGYYSAGSFSGRWKSTADYPVTLEMPKVKSGCGGIDVFMGGFSFMDSDYLGDKLQAILSNAAGVAFDLALKTLCEQCSNTIKNFEALSDALNQMQIDECAAAKSLVGIVADENGVRSGEEMKERLGTAVKENKLVSGVSEMWTDLTTAEQASGGAVSSGDVSAVTSGCNADVLDLFLNGDSMLANVGAKMSIPGPHIDLIRGLVGDLKLSGAAEAYKISYMPPCSENNTDSIKSIANGDIYLKSSAGQCSQVTDGNKDMGAYVRTQLMSLADKLRTKGTYTATEIAFIDSNPLSPLPILKSAVGTRTEGATISGLADITASAYSLQMISDLYIRAEMIARKAREVLEKKASGSSGSPDTCAAVIFAENASQDLSLMLEKIQQLKEGAKASYIASTSEMNAILSYLDHMQDLESRMNKEVTQRFGKNVLSRFQSN; from the coding sequence ATGATGAAAAAGATGATCTTAGCTTTATTCGTGAGTTTGCTATGTCCAATATCAGTCCAGGTTGCAGTGGCTGGTTGGGTGGATGATTGGTTGCAACAGAGCAACACAACTCAGTCCGGTTATTTTGAGGGGCAACAGCGGGGATATTATTCCGCCGGCAGTTTTTCCGGTCGCTGGAAAAGTACCGCCGATTATCCGGTTACTCTCGAAATGCCAAAAGTAAAGAGCGGCTGCGGTGGTATTGATGTGTTTATGGGCGGTTTCTCGTTTATGGATTCTGATTATCTGGGTGATAAGCTCCAGGCCATCTTGTCAAATGCCGCAGGGGTGGCCTTCGACCTGGCACTTAAAACTCTCTGTGAGCAATGCTCCAACACAATTAAAAACTTTGAGGCTCTATCTGACGCACTCAACCAGATGCAGATAGACGAATGTGCAGCAGCTAAATCATTGGTAGGAATTGTCGCCGACGAGAATGGTGTTCGTTCCGGTGAAGAAATGAAGGAAAGACTCGGTACTGCGGTCAAAGAAAATAAATTAGTCAGCGGTGTATCGGAAATGTGGACAGACCTGACAACAGCAGAACAAGCAAGCGGAGGTGCGGTCTCATCTGGTGATGTATCCGCTGTAACCTCGGGATGTAACGCAGATGTGCTGGATTTGTTTTTAAACGGTGATTCGATGCTCGCAAATGTTGGAGCCAAAATGTCTATACCCGGGCCTCATATTGATCTCATTCGTGGTCTGGTTGGTGATCTCAAATTGTCGGGTGCGGCTGAGGCATATAAAATTTCTTACATGCCGCCCTGTTCAGAAAATAACACTGATTCGATCAAATCCATTGCCAATGGTGATATTTACCTCAAAAGCTCAGCCGGCCAATGTTCGCAGGTTACTGATGGCAATAAGGATATGGGAGCGTATGTCAGAACTCAGTTGATGAGTTTAGCCGACAAATTACGCACCAAAGGCACATACACAGCGACGGAGATAGCTTTTATCGACTCTAATCCGTTGTCTCCATTGCCTATTCTCAAAAGTGCCGTTGGCACCAGGACGGAAGGTGCAACCATAAGCGGCTTGGCCGACATAACCGCTTCTGCTTACAGCCTGCAAATGATCTCGGATTTGTATATTCGGGCGGAAATGATTGCCAGAAAAGCCAGAGAAGTTTTGGAAAAAAAGGCTTCGGGGTCGTCTGGTAGCCCAGACACTTGTGCCGCTGTTATTTTTGCGGAAAATGCCAGCCAGGACCTTTCCCTCATGTTGGAGAAAATCCAACAGTTAAAAGAAGGGGCCAAAGCCAGTTATATCGCCTCGACATCAGAAATGAATGCCATTTTAAGCTATCTGGATCACATGCAAGACCTTGAAAGCCGGATGAACAAAGAAGTCACCCAGAGGTTTGGGAAGAATGTGCTCTCAAGGTTTCAATCGAATTGA
- a CDS encoding conjugal transfer protein TraG N-terminal domain-containing protein, which produces MKETPVKFPAISCLVSLAATIFYVTPAFAMDMEYYTYGGFGPITQAFTRLALIFSDAGYIGLFAVVTVMGFLAGAISWLVQVSSGGKATPLIWTVPVFFGIILYFGLFVPKGNITVYDPTLNRFQTIGGIPDAVVFTAGVLNKIERGLVEIIDTASAPDSEYSRGAGGIGFKTLESVRNSYIKDNHLRTSLIRYTKDCVTFELMRPGTTLSLDTLRNDTTDFLTELGKAVHPAIYTVYYDSTEPAGVTKTCTEAWNLIRPIFQNTTNYAEALRKTCGKASFDSGNALEYTTCKDLITSTLRFTTGNTVVPEKLIQQRQISEILYTFYYQDDVETAMLMEANRKITSQGVGIGIAMNEWIPIIKAIMTAIAIGMIPFLALFLPTPVVGKALSAMFGFFCFLTIWGITDAVVHTAAMDYAQYAFEEMRQSSLGVYSMAAFPSLSEKMLSMFGIIRSSGIMLASLFTMMLIKFGGHALAMMAGSLSGAVSGAGGAAGALMTPEGTSAAMSQQLKASGNLEGMPQHRFSNMASAEAFNSVHSPVGGYNSSMNARRALEQSGQIPQGTSDADYAEMKHSFNQQAGTAAGQASVSLAPDGQATQGKTNAVMPSGSTMAGTTFGAGGAGVQNLNGAWGKGSFTSDGHGGTNLTSASINGMSPMALAEQNAHINTEKAAHALGTNESWDKMRSQLQTDGHTSAESRAYSDKLANVAGAEWGRVLNDKSSFVNKLTQGQQEQIQTFGSGGAGLNIGIKAESGGRYTMTATGDEGKVLSFSVDESTANSIKEAESTMRERAITETFGDSKGLQFATNLASRIGATEAASYMKEASNMTRTTETTGTDATTAFVGWYASDRYGSSSPENIDKAGAALNHMATGGAAGLNQLQDHQQRFLNSGNYTWGDGQAQANATINATRSEVGGGMANVQGQVAPGATVAGSRTDSINSGSFSGHPGDNHDPIVTPQEEGNVTLRDMEDLRDSRNKDFEEFRMLPKTGSVE; this is translated from the coding sequence ATGAAAGAAACTCCTGTCAAATTCCCTGCCATTTCGTGTCTGGTATCTCTGGCTGCAACCATATTCTATGTCACTCCGGCCTTTGCTATGGACATGGAATACTATACCTACGGCGGTTTTGGCCCGATTACCCAAGCCTTTACCCGACTGGCCCTGATCTTCAGTGATGCCGGATACATTGGTTTATTTGCAGTAGTGACGGTTATGGGCTTTCTTGCAGGGGCCATATCGTGGCTAGTCCAGGTGTCTAGTGGCGGGAAAGCCACCCCTTTAATCTGGACAGTACCTGTTTTCTTCGGGATAATTCTCTATTTTGGCCTGTTTGTTCCCAAGGGGAATATCACGGTTTATGACCCAACGCTCAATAGATTTCAGACCATTGGTGGAATCCCTGATGCTGTTGTCTTTACTGCCGGTGTACTGAACAAAATCGAAAGAGGGCTGGTTGAGATTATTGATACAGCCTCCGCTCCCGATTCAGAATATTCCAGAGGTGCTGGTGGCATAGGTTTCAAAACCTTGGAGTCGGTTAGAAACTCATACATCAAAGATAACCACCTCAGAACAAGTCTGATACGCTATACCAAGGATTGTGTGACTTTTGAACTGATGCGGCCTGGAACGACTTTATCTCTTGATACTCTCCGCAACGACACCACCGATTTCTTGACTGAACTTGGCAAGGCTGTACACCCTGCAATCTATACAGTTTATTATGATTCGACTGAACCAGCCGGTGTAACAAAAACCTGTACCGAAGCATGGAACCTTATCCGGCCAATTTTTCAAAATACCACTAATTATGCGGAAGCACTCAGGAAGACCTGCGGCAAGGCTTCTTTTGATTCGGGCAATGCTCTTGAATATACTACCTGTAAAGACCTCATTACCAGCACCTTGAGATTCACAACGGGGAATACTGTCGTACCGGAGAAGCTCATCCAGCAACGACAAATCTCAGAAATTCTTTATACTTTCTACTATCAGGATGATGTAGAAACTGCAATGCTCATGGAGGCAAACCGGAAGATCACCTCGCAAGGTGTTGGTATTGGTATTGCCATGAACGAATGGATACCGATTATCAAGGCGATCATGACTGCCATTGCCATTGGCATGATTCCGTTCCTGGCCTTATTCCTGCCGACACCCGTAGTCGGCAAGGCCCTTTCAGCCATGTTCGGCTTTTTCTGTTTCCTCACCATCTGGGGCATCACTGATGCAGTGGTTCATACTGCGGCAATGGATTACGCACAATACGCCTTTGAAGAGATGCGCCAGTCATCTTTAGGCGTTTATTCGATGGCTGCTTTTCCTTCATTATCTGAAAAGATGCTGAGCATGTTCGGCATTATCCGCTCGTCGGGTATCATGCTGGCAAGTCTCTTCACCATGATGCTGATTAAATTCGGTGGTCATGCCCTGGCAATGATGGCCGGGAGCTTGAGCGGTGCGGTAAGCGGTGCAGGTGGAGCCGCCGGAGCCTTGATGACTCCGGAAGGCACTTCAGCGGCCATGAGTCAGCAGCTTAAAGCGTCAGGGAATTTGGAAGGTATGCCACAGCATAGGTTTTCCAACATGGCCTCGGCAGAGGCTTTCAATAGTGTCCATAGTCCGGTTGGTGGGTACAATTCCTCTATGAACGCCAGGAGAGCATTAGAACAATCAGGGCAAATCCCACAAGGGACTTCGGATGCCGACTATGCAGAGATGAAGCATAGCTTTAACCAACAGGCAGGAACAGCAGCCGGTCAAGCATCGGTTTCTCTTGCCCCTGACGGACAAGCGACCCAGGGCAAAACGAATGCTGTCATGCCAAGTGGTTCTACAATGGCAGGTACAACCTTTGGGGCTGGTGGGGCAGGTGTACAGAATCTTAACGGCGCATGGGGTAAAGGGAGTTTTACTTCGGACGGTCATGGCGGCACCAATCTCACCTCAGCCAGTATAAATGGGATGTCTCCCATGGCTCTTGCAGAACAGAACGCACATATCAATACAGAAAAGGCCGCTCATGCCCTTGGTACAAATGAGAGTTGGGACAAGATGAGGAGCCAGCTGCAAACTGATGGTCATACCAGTGCCGAGTCCCGTGCCTATAGTGATAAACTGGCTAACGTTGCAGGTGCCGAATGGGGAAGGGTACTCAATGATAAATCCAGTTTCGTTAATAAACTGACTCAAGGCCAACAAGAGCAAATACAAACCTTTGGGAGTGGAGGCGCTGGATTAAATATCGGAATAAAAGCTGAATCAGGTGGTAGGTATACTATGACAGCGACTGGCGACGAAGGTAAAGTATTGTCTTTTTCAGTCGATGAATCGACAGCTAATTCAATAAAAGAGGCTGAAAGCACGATGCGTGAAAGAGCTATCACAGAAACCTTTGGTGATAGTAAGGGGCTTCAATTTGCAACAAATTTAGCAAGCAGGATTGGTGCGACCGAAGCAGCTTCATATATGAAAGAGGCCAGCAATATGACCCGTACAACCGAAACTACAGGGACCGATGCTACAACTGCCTTCGTTGGCTGGTATGCAAGTGATCGCTACGGTTCAAGTAGCCCTGAAAATATCGACAAAGCAGGTGCCGCCCTGAATCATATGGCTACAGGTGGAGCGGCTGGCCTGAATCAATTACAAGACCATCAACAAAGATTCCTAAATAGTGGAAATTATACGTGGGGTGACGGACAAGCTCAGGCAAATGCTACTATTAATGCAACCAGAAGTGAGGTCGGCGGAGGAATGGCCAATGTTCAAGGTCAGGTAGCGCCAGGGGCAACTGTCGCCGGTAGCCGAACGGATAGTATTAACTCAGGTAGTTTTAGTGGCCACCCTGGCGATAATCATGATCCTATAGTAACTCCACAAGAAGAAGGCAATGTAACTCTTAGAGACATGGAAGATCTTCGAGATTCACGTAATAAAGATTTTGAAGAATTCAGAATGCTGCCTAAAACAGGATCCGTTGAATAG
- a CDS encoding type II toxin-antitoxin system RelE/ParE family toxin: MSFSVLLTDDAVRDLEELYDCIDHHDVPGKADYVLEQIEKVFSSLSENPRRGVYPNELVSIGIKEYREIFFKPYRIIYRIIEKNVFVLLIVDGRRNMQALLQRRLLQA; encoded by the coding sequence ATGTCCTTTTCCGTGCTCTTGACCGATGATGCCGTTCGTGATCTCGAAGAACTTTACGACTGCATTGACCACCATGATGTTCCTGGTAAAGCTGATTATGTTCTGGAACAAATTGAGAAGGTGTTCAGCAGCCTATCCGAAAATCCTCGACGTGGAGTGTACCCGAACGAGCTGGTATCAATCGGCATTAAGGAATATCGTGAGATATTTTTTAAACCGTACCGGATTATTTACCGGATTATAGAGAAAAATGTCTTTGTGCTTCTGATCGTTGATGGTCGTCGTAATATGCAAGCGCTTTTACAACGGCGATTATTGCAGGCGTAA
- a CDS encoding type II toxin-antitoxin system Phd/YefM family antitoxin has protein sequence MKLSTRIKPISYLKAHAAEIVRNMGKEREPMIITQNGEAKLVLQDIESYEQTQETMALLKILALGCRQIEEGKTQPATAVIKKLRERPDFR, from the coding sequence ATGAAATTATCCACCCGTATAAAGCCAATCAGCTACCTCAAAGCTCATGCAGCAGAAATCGTTCGTAACATGGGAAAAGAGCGTGAACCTATGATTATTACCCAGAACGGCGAAGCCAAATTGGTTCTCCAGGATATAGAGAGTTACGAGCAGACACAAGAGACGATGGCTCTGCTAAAAATCTTAGCACTGGGTTGTCGCCAAATAGAAGAAGGAAAAACCCAGCCAGCAACCGCGGTGATTAAAAAGTTGCGTGAACGCCCGGACTTCCGCTGA
- a CDS encoding helix-turn-helix domain-containing protein, which translates to METIFGNYIRERREKLRIDDSSFSLRQVANRIGVEPSFLSKVERGDQPPPSEEKIKSLAIELNENPDVLLAMAGKVSSDLQAVIKKRPELFSQLIRELKDMPDHAVLRIVREVRDGEW; encoded by the coding sequence ATGGAAACGATATTTGGAAATTACATTCGCGAACGGCGAGAAAAATTAAGAATCGATGACTCGAGTTTCTCGCTCAGGCAGGTTGCTAACCGTATTGGTGTTGAACCTTCATTTCTCAGCAAGGTAGAACGTGGAGATCAACCTCCACCCTCAGAAGAAAAAATAAAATCTCTGGCCATTGAACTCAACGAAAACCCCGACGTGTTACTCGCTATGGCTGGTAAAGTCTCATCGGATTTGCAGGCAGTCATTAAAAAGAGGCCGGAATTGTTTTCTCAACTCATCAGGGAACTCAAAGACATGCCCGATCACGCAGTATTACGTATAGTACGTGAGGTGCGGGATGGTGAATGGTAA
- the brxL gene encoding protease Lon-related BREX system protein BrxL: MENEISTNNLDAMLNQHFAGRVVRKDLTKLVKEGANVPVYVLEYLLGMYCASDDEEVIKDGLQTVKNILSENYVRPDEAEKVKSKIKELGNYKIIDKVTVKLNEKDDVYEAVLSNLGVKSVVVPSETVKRYEKLLAGGIWSIIDLEYYYEEGQKISPFLLKDLKPIQMPNLDLDAVFEGRKNFTEGQWIDALLRSTGIEPTLFKERVKWHFVARLIPLVENNYNICELGPRGTGKSHVYKEISPNSILVSGGQTTVANLFYNMSTSKVGLVGMWDVVAFDEVAGIRFKDRDGVQIMKDFMASGSFSRGRDLISANASMVFVGNINQSVDSLVKTSHLFAPFPEEMIDAAFFDRMHCYLPGWEIPKMRPEYFTNQYGFIVDYLAEFLREMRKRTFADAIDKYFKLGNNLNQRDVIGVRRTISGLLKLIFPHGDFDKDAVERCLKYALEGRRRVKEQLKKIGGMEFYDVHFSYIDNESREEKFVSVLEQGGDKLIPEGPLNPGTLHAVAQGTGLLGLYRQELQVTSGNGKLTISGVGAHSKTKEAIKIAFDYFKANVSRVSVSTKAGDHDYHLHMVELHNTGPASAMTLASFVTLCSGLLGKALQSQLVVLGDMSLGGSITPVENLAGTLQVAFDSGAKRILLPMSSVGDIATIPGELFAKFQTSFYADPIDAVFKALGVE; the protein is encoded by the coding sequence ATGGAAAACGAAATAAGCACCAACAACCTCGATGCGATGTTGAACCAGCACTTTGCCGGTCGAGTGGTTCGCAAGGACTTGACCAAGCTGGTGAAGGAAGGCGCCAATGTACCCGTCTATGTTCTTGAATACCTGCTGGGTATGTACTGTGCTTCCGATGATGAGGAGGTTATAAAGGACGGCCTGCAGACCGTGAAAAACATCCTGTCGGAAAACTATGTCCGCCCTGATGAGGCAGAGAAGGTTAAGTCCAAGATCAAAGAGCTGGGTAACTATAAGATCATTGATAAGGTCACGGTCAAGCTCAACGAGAAAGATGACGTGTATGAGGCCGTGCTGTCAAACCTGGGGGTGAAAAGTGTTGTTGTTCCCAGTGAGACGGTGAAGCGATATGAAAAGCTGTTGGCCGGCGGCATCTGGTCCATTATTGATCTGGAATATTATTATGAGGAAGGGCAGAAGATCTCGCCGTTTCTCTTGAAGGATCTGAAACCTATCCAGATGCCTAATCTTGACCTGGATGCGGTTTTCGAGGGGCGGAAGAATTTCACCGAGGGACAGTGGATTGATGCCTTATTGAGATCAACCGGCATTGAACCGACCCTGTTTAAAGAGCGGGTTAAATGGCATTTCGTCGCCCGTCTGATACCACTGGTTGAGAACAACTACAATATCTGTGAGCTTGGCCCAAGGGGAACCGGCAAGAGCCATGTGTATAAAGAGATAAGCCCCAATTCAATTTTGGTCTCCGGTGGGCAGACCACGGTTGCCAATCTTTTCTACAATATGAGCACCAGCAAGGTCGGCCTGGTGGGCATGTGGGATGTAGTTGCTTTTGATGAGGTGGCCGGTATCAGGTTCAAGGATAGGGACGGTGTCCAGATCATGAAGGACTTCATGGCATCCGGCTCTTTTTCAAGAGGGCGCGACTTGATCAGTGCCAATGCCTCCATGGTCTTTGTCGGCAATATCAACCAGAGCGTAGACAGTCTGGTGAAGACCAGCCATCTCTTTGCGCCCTTTCCTGAGGAGATGATCGACGCTGCCTTTTTTGATCGGATGCATTGTTATCTGCCAGGATGGGAAATCCCCAAGATGCGGCCTGAATATTTTACCAACCAATATGGTTTTATTGTCGACTATCTGGCCGAGTTCCTGCGGGAGATGCGAAAAAGGACCTTTGCCGATGCAATTGATAAGTATTTCAAGCTGGGCAATAACCTGAATCAGAGAGATGTAATTGGGGTGCGCCGAACGATTTCAGGTCTGCTGAAGTTGATATTCCCCCATGGCGACTTTGACAAAGATGCTGTTGAACGATGTTTGAAATATGCTCTGGAAGGTCGCCGGAGGGTCAAGGAGCAGCTCAAGAAGATTGGTGGCATGGAGTTCTATGATGTCCACTTCAGCTACATAGACAATGAATCCAGGGAAGAGAAGTTTGTCAGTGTGCTTGAGCAAGGTGGCGATAAACTGATCCCTGAGGGTCCGTTGAATCCAGGGACACTCCATGCTGTTGCTCAAGGGACAGGTCTTCTGGGTCTGTATCGGCAAGAACTGCAGGTTACTAGCGGCAATGGCAAACTTACTATCTCTGGGGTTGGCGCACATTCCAAAACCAAAGAAGCAATCAAGATTGCATTTGATTACTTCAAAGCAAATGTCTCCAGGGTGAGCGTATCAACCAAAGCCGGGGACCATGACTATCACCTGCATATGGTCGAGCTGCATAACACAGGGCCTGCATCCGCGATGACCTTGGCGAGTTTTGTCACCTTATGTTCCGGCCTGTTGGGCAAGGCTCTGCAAAGCCAACTGGTTGTGCTGGGGGATATGAGTTTGGGAGGGAGTATTACCCCAGTGGAGAACCTGGCGGGGACTTTGCAGGTTGCATTTGATTCTGGGGCAAAGCGAATTTTACTGCCTATGAGCAGTGTAGGGGATATTGCCACAATACCGGGTGAGCTGTTTGCTAAATTTCAGACGAGCTTCTATGCTGACCCCATTGATGCCGTTTTTAAGGCTTTGGGGGTTGAGTGA